In one window of Candidatus Kaelpia aquatica DNA:
- the hisB gene encoding imidazoleglycerol-phosphate dehydratase HisB codes for MKFLFKSKKKRRVSKIERKTRETNIKIVLDLDGSGKYHIDTGIGFLNHMLELFVFHGKFDLNLKAKGDLDVDIHHVNEDIGLTLGEAFREALGDKNQIKRFGFYAPMDEALVRVVLDISSRPSLNIKTEIELKSLDGYEFFDFKHFLEGFAQKSGLNLHVDVFKGESMHHIFEAVFKALAKALKEAVKIDPDSSGVPSTKGKL; via the coding sequence ATGAAATTTTTGTTTAAAAGTAAGAAAAAAAGGCGAGTCTCTAAGATTGAGAGAAAGACAAGAGAGACTAATATAAAGATAGTCTTAGATTTGGATGGAAGCGGTAAATATCATATTGATACCGGGATAGGTTTTTTAAACCATATGCTGGAACTTTTTGTTTTTCATGGCAAGTTTGATTTGAATTTAAAAGCAAAAGGGGATTTAGACGTAGATATTCACCACGTAAATGAAGATATTGGCTTAACTCTTGGCGAGGCTTTCAGGGAGGCGCTTGGAGATAAGAATCAGATAAAAAGGTTCGGATTCTACGCTCCTATGGATGAAGCACTAGTAAGAGTTGTTCTAGATATTTCAAGTAGACCTTCTCTGAATATCAAGACCGAGATTGAATTAAAAAGTCTAGATGGATATGAGTTTTTTGATTTTAAACATTTTTTAGAAGGTTTTGCTCAAAAATCCGGACTCAATCTACATGTCGATGTTTTTAAAGGAGAGAGCATGCATCATATATTCGAAGCTGTTTTTAAAGCTCTGGCGAAAGCATTGAAAGAAGCTGTTAAGATTGATCCTGATTCCAGCGGCGTACCTTCCACGAAAGGAAAACTGTAA
- the hisA gene encoding 1-(5-phosphoribosyl)-5-[(5-phosphoribosylamino)methylideneamino]imidazole-4-carboxamide isomerase, producing the protein MLLIPAIDIRDSKVVRLIKGDFTQSKIYSDDPLDIAWNYKNSFIPRVHIVDLDAALKGDSSNKELIKRIVSEVGLEVELGGGIRDEDTIVDYLNAGIKYLIVGTKAYRDPSWFKKMLSKYAQHLILGLDLSDQQIKISGWTETIGSETESLVADFIDSGLKSLIYTDISRDGTLEGINVESLKEFLDSIRGLNLSIIVSGGVKSMEDAVNLSAVEDPRIEGLIVGKALYEGRISLEDLKGGFYE; encoded by the coding sequence GTGCTGTTAATACCTGCTATAGATATAAGAGATTCTAAAGTTGTACGATTAATAAAAGGGGATTTTACTCAGAGTAAGATATACTCCGATGATCCTTTAGATATTGCCTGGAATTACAAAAATTCTTTTATACCCAGAGTTCATATTGTTGATCTGGATGCAGCTTTAAAAGGAGACTCATCTAACAAAGAGCTAATAAAGAGGATTGTATCTGAGGTTGGATTAGAAGTTGAGCTTGGGGGCGGGATAAGAGACGAAGATACAATTGTAGATTATCTTAATGCGGGGATAAAGTATCTTATAGTAGGAACAAAGGCATATAGAGATCCTAGCTGGTTTAAAAAGATGTTATCTAAATATGCTCAGCACCTTATTTTGGGATTAGATCTTTCTGATCAGCAGATAAAGATATCCGGCTGGACTGAGACCATAGGCTCAGAGACAGAGAGCTTAGTCGCAGATTTTATAGATTCTGGGCTTAAGAGCTTAATTTATACTGATATATCAAGAGATGGAACTTTGGAAGGAATCAATGTAGAGTCTTTAAAAGAATTTCTGGATAGTATTAGAGGTTTAAATTTAAGTATTATAGTATCTGGTGGTGTTAAAAGTATGGAAGACGCGGTTAATCTATCAGCTGTTGAAGATCCCAGAATAGAGGGTCTCATAGTAGGTAAAGCTTTATATGAAGGTAGAATAAGTTTAGAAGATTTAAAAGGGGGATTTTATGAGTAA
- the hisI gene encoding phosphoribosyl-AMP cyclohydrolase → MSKRSIFNDLKLNQQELIPVIVQDYKSGDVLMMAYMNSDSIKKTLEDGKACFYSRSRQKLWLKGETSGNFQMVRDVYLDCDNDTILLKVDQVGKGACHTGNWSCFYKKVDLKSGDFENEDNA, encoded by the coding sequence ATGAGTAAGAGGTCTATATTTAATGACTTAAAATTGAATCAACAAGAATTAATACCAGTAATAGTTCAGGATTATAAAAGCGGCGATGTTTTAATGATGGCTTATATGAATAGTGATTCTATTAAAAAGACGTTGGAGGATGGAAAAGCCTGCTTCTATAGCCGTTCTCGTCAGAAGCTCTGGTTAAAAGGCGAGACGTCTGGAAACTTTCAAATGGTTCGCGATGTCTATCTCGATTGTGATAACGATACTATACTGCTTAAGGTTGATCAGGTTGGGAAAGGAGCATGTCATACCGGGAATTGGAGCTGTTTCTATAAGAAAGTTGATTTAAAGAGCGGTGATTTTGAGAATGAAGATAACGCCTGA
- the trpE gene encoding anthranilate synthase component I: MKITPDYPDFKKLSKKGNLIPVYSEVLSDRCTPFSLLERFKKENHSILLESIIGGEHIARYSFVGVSPVKVIKSKGNVMEILSESKKKTIKIKTDVLDEIKNELSRYKYVSLRELPRFSGGFVGYLSYNLVRYFENIPQNNPDRLSLYDVFLMEIRDLYIFDHIKQRLILLTHAYIEEDDLKSSYEKACIRLEEMHEVLLKNIKASRPQVLKSNVKEGKFNSNFKKEDFLGSIDEIKKYIKKGDIIQAVLSQRFGRKSKVEDSQIYRWLRFINPSPYMFYLRCGDHSLIGSSPEVFVRCEDNIAELRPIAGTRKRGRDESEDLYLQKELLADEKERAEHIMLLDLGRNDLGRVCKYGTVKVREEMVIEKYSHVMHIVSDVAGRLDKGKDMFDLIRAAFPAGTVSGAPKIRAMEIIDELEPENRGPYAGSVGYFSYSGNMDTCITIRTIIKKGDSVYIQAGAGIVADSVPEREYQETINKAKALNKAVDLAEAAGS, from the coding sequence ATGAAGATAACGCCTGATTATCCGGATTTTAAAAAATTAAGTAAAAAGGGGAACCTCATTCCTGTATATAGCGAGGTTCTCTCTGATAGGTGTACTCCTTTTTCTCTCCTTGAAAGGTTTAAAAAAGAGAACCACTCTATCTTGTTAGAATCTATAATCGGCGGAGAGCATATAGCTCGTTACTCTTTTGTGGGGGTCTCACCTGTCAAAGTAATAAAGTCTAAAGGCAATGTGATGGAGATATTATCTGAGAGTAAAAAAAAGACTATCAAGATAAAGACGGATGTTTTAGACGAAATAAAGAATGAGCTTTCACGTTACAAATATGTCTCTTTAAGGGAGTTGCCTCGCTTTTCAGGAGGTTTCGTAGGCTACCTATCTTATAATCTGGTAAGATATTTTGAAAATATTCCTCAAAATAATCCGGATAGGCTATCTCTCTACGATGTTTTTCTTATGGAGATTAGAGACCTCTATATCTTTGATCATATAAAGCAAAGATTAATACTCTTGACCCATGCATATATTGAAGAGGATGATTTAAAGAGTTCTTATGAAAAGGCTTGCATTAGATTAGAAGAGATGCATGAGGTTCTCCTTAAGAACATTAAAGCATCAAGACCTCAAGTATTAAAAAGTAATGTTAAAGAAGGAAAGTTCAATTCTAATTTCAAAAAAGAGGATTTCTTAGGCAGCATTGATGAGATTAAGAAGTATATAAAAAAAGGTGATATTATTCAAGCTGTCTTATCTCAAAGATTTGGCCGCAAGAGTAAGGTTGAAGATAGTCAGATATATAGGTGGCTTCGTTTTATCAATCCGTCGCCTTACATGTTTTATCTTCGCTGTGGAGATCATTCACTTATAGGTTCATCTCCTGAGGTTTTTGTTCGCTGTGAAGATAATATTGCAGAGCTCCGTCCTATTGCTGGTACAAGGAAGAGGGGCAGAGATGAGAGCGAAGACTTGTATCTTCAGAAAGAGCTGCTTGCTGATGAAAAAGAGAGAGCTGAGCATATTATGCTTCTTGATTTAGGTCGCAATGACTTAGGCAGAGTCTGTAAGTATGGGACTGTTAAGGTTAGAGAAGAGATGGTTATTGAAAAATATTCCCATGTCATGCATATTGTCTCTGATGTTGCAGGCAGGCTAGATAAAGGTAAGGACATGTTTGATTTAATCCGAGCTGCCTTTCCTGCTGGCACTGTTTCCGGAGCTCCTAAGATAAGGGCTATGGAGATAATAGATGAGCTTGAACCTGAGAACCGTGGTCCTTATGCCGGGTCTGTAGGTTATTTTTCTTATTCCGGCAATATGGATACCTGCATCACAATAAGGACTATTATTAAAAAGGGAGATTCTGTCTATATTCAGGCTGGAGCAGGTATTGTTGCAGATTCAGTCCCAGAGCGGGAATATCAGGAGACTATAAATAAGGCTAAGGCTTTAAATAAAGCGGTTGATTTAGCAGAAGCTGCAGGGAGCTAG
- a CDS encoding aminodeoxychorismate/anthranilate synthase component II — MIVMIDNYDSFTYNLVQYLGELGANVKVFRNDKVSLDEIKRIKPSHIVISPGPGRPDDAGISKDVILEFYKHVPILGVCLGHQAIAEVFGAKIVRAKCLMHGKTSPIYHNGKDLFKDIPNPFEATRYHSLIVKPSTVSSVFAITAETEGKEIMGIKYKKYPLFGVQFHPESILTSAGHDILNNFLKC, encoded by the coding sequence ATGATAGTAATGATTGATAATTATGATTCTTTCACTTATAACCTTGTTCAGTATCTTGGTGAGTTAGGAGCAAATGTCAAAGTATTTAGGAATGATAAGGTTTCACTTGATGAGATAAAGAGAATAAAGCCCAGTCATATTGTTATATCACCTGGCCCCGGTAGGCCTGACGACGCTGGAATATCTAAAGATGTAATCCTTGAGTTTTACAAGCATGTTCCTATATTAGGTGTCTGCTTGGGGCACCAGGCTATAGCTGAGGTTTTTGGTGCTAAGATTGTTCGCGCAAAATGTCTCATGCATGGTAAAACCTCACCCATCTATCATAATGGTAAAGATCTCTTTAAAGATATTCCCAATCCATTTGAGGCAACGAGGTATCATTCGCTTATTGTTAAGCCTAGCACAGTATCTTCAGTTTTTGCAATAACAGCAGAGACAGAAGGTAAAGAGATTATGGGGATAAAGTATAAAAAATATCCGCTTTTTGGGGTTCAATTTCACCCGGAGTCTATTTTGACTTCTGCAGGTCATGATATTTTAAATAATTTTTTGAAATGTTAA
- the rpsB gene encoding 30S ribosomal protein S2 — MAAIGVIKELLEAGVHFGHPKKKWNPKMKPYIYGLKRGIYIIDLEKTAQLLLKACEFVRDTVSSGGFILFVGTKRQVQDMVEEEAKRCGMFYVNNRWLGGTLTNFETVRKSISRLKDIQRLKEEGKYALVTKKEQAGLDKELNKLLKNLGGIVDMDRVPDAIYVIDPNREDIAVKEAKKLNIPVVSIIDTNCNPAVVDYLIPGNDDAIKSCKLITSYIANAVIEGRRFHTDSESKIKEKEEHVEVKVAIGDDVIKELEKKVESKSSKEIKSSKLSSGKEDNK; from the coding sequence TTGGCAGCAATAGGTGTTATTAAAGAACTGCTTGAAGCAGGCGTACATTTTGGGCATCCCAAGAAAAAATGGAATCCCAAGATGAAACCTTATATATACGGTCTTAAGAGAGGGATATATATTATTGATCTTGAAAAGACTGCCCAGCTTCTGCTTAAGGCTTGCGAGTTTGTTCGCGATACTGTTTCGTCGGGCGGATTTATACTTTTTGTAGGAACTAAGAGGCAGGTGCAGGATATGGTAGAAGAAGAAGCTAAGAGGTGCGGTATGTTCTATGTTAATAACCGTTGGCTGGGCGGGACATTGACCAATTTTGAAACTGTTAGAAAATCCATATCGCGGTTAAAAGATATTCAGCGCTTAAAAGAAGAAGGTAAATATGCTTTGGTTACAAAAAAAGAACAGGCAGGTTTAGATAAGGAGCTTAATAAGCTCTTGAAAAATTTAGGCGGCATTGTTGATATGGATAGGGTGCCTGATGCAATATATGTTATTGACCCTAATAGAGAGGATATAGCTGTAAAAGAAGCTAAAAAATTAAATATTCCGGTTGTAAGTATAATAGATACTAATTGCAACCCAGCGGTTGTCGATTACCTGATCCCCGGAAATGATGATGCTATTAAATCTTGCAAGCTCATAACTTCATATATTGCCAATGCCGTTATAGAGGGCAGAAGATTCCATACGGATAGTGAAAGTAAGATCAAAGAAAAAGAAGAGCATGTTGAAGTCAAAGTAGCTATAGGAGATGATGTTATAAAGGAGCTTGAAAAAAAGGTAGAGAGTAAAAGCTCTAAAGAGATAAAGAGTTCTAAGTTAAGTAGCGGTAAGGAGGATAATAAATGA
- the tsf gene encoding translation elongation factor Ts gives MSLSLEDIRVLRDKTGAGVMDCKNALNESKCDIDKAVEILRKRGIKVAEKKSSRDVKDGIVEVYIHAGSKLGVMVELSCETDFVAKNEEFKALAHDLAMQIAAKSPSHISREEISQNVIDKEKEILKAQFKDKPDNVVEKILNGKIEDFYKEKCLLDQTYVKEEGVIIKDLITDKIAKFGENIVVRRFVRFSVGE, from the coding sequence ATGAGTCTCTCTCTGGAGGATATCCGCGTTTTAAGGGATAAGACAGGTGCTGGAGTAATGGATTGCAAGAATGCGCTTAATGAATCTAAATGTGATATAGATAAGGCTGTTGAAATTTTAAGGAAGAGAGGGATTAAAGTTGCAGAGAAGAAGTCTTCTCGAGATGTTAAAGATGGCATAGTAGAAGTATATATCCATGCCGGTTCTAAGTTAGGAGTTATGGTAGAATTGAGCTGTGAAACAGATTTTGTTGCCAAAAATGAAGAGTTTAAGGCTTTGGCGCATGATCTTGCTATGCAGATTGCAGCTAAAAGCCCTAGTCATATTAGCAGAGAAGAAATCTCTCAGAATGTTATCGATAAAGAGAAAGAGATCTTAAAAGCCCAGTTCAAAGATAAGCCTGACAATGTTGTTGAGAAGATATTAAATGGTAAGATAGAGGATTTTTATAAAGAGAAATGTCTTCTAGATCAAACTTACGTTAAAGAAGAAGGCGTTATAATTAAAGATTTGATAACTGATAAAATTGCTAAGTTTGGAGAGAATATAGTTGTAAGAAGGTTTGTTCGTTTTAGTGTTGGTGAATAG
- the pyrH gene encoding UMP kinase, whose translation MNKPKYKRVVLKISGEALQSEKGYGIDLASISSISAQLIEVHKLGLEIAIVIGGGNIFRGEIAASEGMDRSTADYMGMLATVINGLALQDVLERDGVATRVQSAITMRSLTEPYIRRRAVRHLDKGRIVIFVCGTGNPYFTTDTAAALRAMEIGADAILKGTKVNGVYDSDPMKNKSAKMFKELKYIDVLNKNLKVMDATAITLCMDKKLPIIVFNLFKNGNLKKVITGAEIGTVVKG comes from the coding sequence ATGAATAAACCAAAATATAAAAGGGTTGTATTAAAAATAAGCGGTGAAGCCCTTCAGTCTGAGAAAGGCTATGGAATAGATTTAGCCTCCATCTCATCTATATCTGCTCAACTCATAGAAGTACATAAGCTAGGTCTTGAGATTGCTATTGTTATAGGTGGTGGCAATATTTTTAGAGGAGAGATTGCAGCTTCTGAGGGTATGGATAGGTCAACAGCTGACTATATGGGTATGCTGGCCACTGTAATTAATGGATTAGCACTGCAAGATGTACTGGAACGAGATGGTGTAGCTACTCGCGTTCAGAGCGCTATTACAATGCGCTCGCTTACGGAGCCTTATATAAGAAGACGCGCTGTGAGGCATCTCGATAAAGGCAGGATTGTTATCTTTGTCTGCGGTACAGGTAATCCTTATTTCACAACCGATACAGCTGCAGCTCTTCGGGCTATGGAGATAGGGGCTGATGCGATTTTAAAAGGAACAAAAGTGAACGGAGTTTATGATTCTGATCCTATGAAAAATAAATCTGCTAAGATGTTCAAAGAGTTGAAGTATATCGATGTTTTAAATAAAAATCTTAAAGTTATGGATGCAACTGCTATTACGCTTTGTATGGACAAGAAATTGCCGATTATAGTCTTTAATTTATTTAAGAATGGTAATCTAAAGAAGGTTATAACAGGAGCTGAGATAGGCACTGTTGTCAAAGGCTAA
- the frr gene encoding ribosome recycling factor — protein sequence MELKDVHRDVDHKMDKTIEALKAEFTALRTSRATPALVENIKVECYGSILPLKQVASISIPESRMILIQPWDVNAISDIEKAFLKSDLGITPNNDGKVIRLVLPSLTEERRRELVKFASKIAEDSKIAVRNVRRESNEGIKKLEKDSKITEDERFKAQEDIQHVTDEHIKKIGQILEAKEKEILEV from the coding sequence ATGGAATTAAAAGATGTTCATAGAGATGTAGACCATAAAATGGACAAGACCATAGAGGCTTTAAAGGCGGAATTTACCGCTCTGCGCACTTCTCGGGCGACACCTGCATTGGTTGAAAATATAAAGGTAGAGTGTTATGGTTCTATCCTACCTTTAAAGCAGGTTGCGTCTATTTCGATACCAGAATCAAGGATGATTTTAATCCAACCCTGGGATGTCAATGCTATATCAGATATAGAAAAAGCATTTTTGAAATCTGACCTTGGAATAACACCCAACAATGATGGTAAAGTAATAAGACTAGTCTTGCCTTCTTTAACAGAAGAGAGAAGGCGGGAGTTGGTAAAGTTTGCAAGTAAGATTGCAGAGGATAGTAAGATTGCAGTGCGCAATGTAAGGCGTGAATCCAACGAAGGGATAAAGAAGCTGGAAAAAGATTCTAAGATTACTGAAGACGAGAGGTTTAAAGCCCAAGAAGATATACAGCATGTTACAGATGAACACATAAAAAAGATAGGGCAGATATTAGAAGCTAAAGAGAAAGAGATTCTTGAGGTTTAA
- a CDS encoding archease, which yields MRKYYKLIPHTADIAMVVEAKSLEKLYSNSALALFDILLGVDNIKQCMEKELLIGGVDRDDLLIRFLNELIYLLSVEKIAFSDFKITKLQDRELSCIAKGERLNSLEGIKNEIKAATYCDFKIEEDEDGYKARIIFDV from the coding sequence ATGAGAAAGTACTATAAATTGATTCCTCATACAGCTGATATCGCTATGGTTGTGGAAGCTAAATCCCTAGAAAAACTTTACTCTAATTCTGCTCTGGCACTATTTGATATTTTGCTAGGAGTTGATAATATAAAGCAGTGCATGGAAAAAGAGTTATTGATAGGAGGTGTAGATAGAGATGATCTCTTGATAAGATTTCTAAATGAACTGATCTACCTTCTCTCAGTAGAGAAAATTGCATTTTCAGACTTTAAAATAACTAAATTACAGGATAGAGAGTTGAGTTGCATAGCAAAAGGAGAGAGGCTTAATTCTTTAGAAGGGATAAAGAATGAGATTAAAGCAGCTACTTATTGTGATTTTAAAATAGAGGAAGATGAGGATGGCTATAAAGCAAGAATAATATTCGATGTTTAA